CTGAACGCCCACAGCGCGACGCAGACGACGGCGAGGGTCGTCGCGGCCCCGAGGGTGGTGACCGTCAGCCCGAGCACGAACCCGAAGGCCAACAGCACGACGCCCCAGATCACGCCGTGCCGCGACCACAGGTGCGGCGGGCGCGCGGCGCCCGTGGGGCGATGGATCGTCGGGGCGGCTGCGGCGGACATGCGGGTCTCCTGGTGGCTCGTGGACCCTTCGAGCATGCGCCGTCGCTCTGGGCGAACCCTGGAAGTCGCTGGAAGGTTCCTGGGAGCGATGGAGTGCAGTGTCGAGAGCGGGTTTCGCTCGCACCGTGGCGATCCCGGGCAGGAGGCGCCACCTTCGTTAGGCTGCGCGGGTGCGTTCCGGACTCAGTGGCTACCTCGTGCTCGCCGGCGTCGGCGTGTCCGGGGTGCTGTTGTTCGTCGCAGCCATGCTCGCGCGCCGGCTGCTCGCACCCCGCGACCCCAACCCGGCGAAGCTGTCCACCTACGAGTCGGGCGTCGACCCGGTCGGCACCGGTTGGGCGCAGACCAAGGTGCGTTATCTCGCCTACGCCTTC
This genomic stretch from Calidifontibacter indicus harbors:
- a CDS encoding NADH-quinone oxidoreductase subunit A; this encodes MRSGLSGYLVLAGVGVSGVLLFVAAMLARRLLAPRDPNPAKLSTYESGVDPVGTGWAQTKVRYLAYAFLYLVFAIDTVYLFPWALVLRDSRLGVASLVEMGIFIAVLLVGLAHAARRGVLSWVNDVD